The nucleotide sequence TGACGATCGCCATGCTGATGAAGAACTCGCTCCAGCTCGCGGGCCGCCAGCTGGGCATTGCGTGAAGGGTCGCCTTGCTGGGGGTCGTCGTCGTGCGCGGTGGCATGCTGGTAGGAATTTAGCGAGGCGAGTCGGGAGTGGCCGCGCGCGGGAGACATGATGAAGTGTTCGATCAAGGATTGCTCAGGAGAGTACGAGGAGAGGAAGATCGTCCACACTGTCCGACATCACGGGCATGTTGTAGTCATCGATGGCGTTCCGGCAGAGGTGTGTTCGGTGTGCGGAGA is from Candidatus Rokuibacteriota bacterium and encodes:
- a CDS encoding YgiT-type zinc finger protein, giving the protein MKCSIKDCSGEYEERKIVHTVRHHGHVVVIDGVPAEVCSVCG